The Mauremys mutica isolate MM-2020 ecotype Southern chromosome 1, ASM2049712v1, whole genome shotgun sequence genome has a segment encoding these proteins:
- the LOC123367754 gene encoding protein p13 MTCP-1-like isoform X2, producing MCQSHHITGIYCDFIQASKDPETGILRARVRAEQVPRGDSWTRSQFPLSPLPHLWQWCPRGLYRAAGGVGEDEWWLESHQVVSGVPEILLRQLHR from the exons ATGTGCCAGTCACATCACATCACAGGGATCTATTGTGACTTCATTCAAGCATCAAag GATCCAGAGACAGGCATCCTGCGGGCCAGAGTGCGAGCTGAGCAGGTCCCTCGGGGGGATTCCTGGACTCGGAGTCAGTTCCCCCTCTCACCCCTACCCCATCTCTGGCAATGGTGCCCTCGTGGGCTCTACCGTGCAGCTGGGGGGGTAGGAGAAGATGAATGGTGGCTGGAGAGCCATCAGGTG gtcTCTGGTGTGCCAGAGATACTCCTCCGCCAACTACACAGATGA
- the LOC123367754 gene encoding protein p13 MTCP-1-like isoform X1 — protein sequence MEAIPPPDRLWAWCPGVYHDEQGQVWVAVLRKDPETGILRARVRAEQVPRGDSWTRSQFPLSPLPHLWQWCPRGLYRAAGGVGEDEWWLESHQVVSGVPEILLRQLHR from the exons ATGGAGGCAATTCCTCCTCCTGACCGCCTATGGGCCTGGTGCCCAGGAGTCTACCATGATGAGCAGGGCCAGGTGTGGGTGGCTGTGCTCAGGAAA GATCCAGAGACAGGCATCCTGCGGGCCAGAGTGCGAGCTGAGCAGGTCCCTCGGGGGGATTCCTGGACTCGGAGTCAGTTCCCCCTCTCACCCCTACCCCATCTCTGGCAATGGTGCCCTCGTGGGCTCTACCGTGCAGCTGGGGGGGTAGGAGAAGATGAATGGTGGCTGGAGAGCCATCAGGTG gtcTCTGGTGTGCCAGAGATACTCCTCCGCCAACTACACAGATGA